One part of the Gammaproteobacteria bacterium genome encodes these proteins:
- a CDS encoding 4Fe-4S dicluster domain-containing protein — protein MSLENILENWSKYRRGHEEGGYHEYEHMWGMAIDLDKCTGCNACSVACYAENNLAVVGEEKFAKGQGMHWLRIERYWDEPDLGEDKVSEYQIHGDSFLPMNCQQCNAATCEPVCPVSATYHTPDGLNAQVYNRCIGSRYCSNNCPYRLRYFNFFSYYEESWPEPLQMQLNPDISVRDKGVMEKCTFCVQRIRKAKDDAAREDRAVLDGDVKTACQQSCATQAIVFGDLMDENSAVSKAWKKHEVALGKASQNKMNLDKRGYRVLEGLNTDPCVMFLERVREV, from the coding sequence ATGTCGTTAGAAAATATCCTAGAAAATTGGTCAAAGTATCGCCGTGGTCACGAAGAAGGCGGTTACCACGAGTATGAGCACATGTGGGGTATGGCCATAGATCTTGATAAGTGCACAGGTTGCAATGCCTGCTCTGTGGCCTGTTATGCCGAAAACAACCTTGCTGTTGTTGGCGAAGAGAAGTTCGCTAAGGGTCAGGGTATGCACTGGTTGCGTATCGAACGTTATTGGGATGAGCCTGATTTAGGTGAAGATAAGGTCAGTGAATATCAAATTCATGGCGACAGCTTTTTGCCGATGAATTGTCAACAGTGTAATGCAGCGACCTGTGAGCCAGTGTGCCCTGTGTCGGCGACCTATCATACTCCTGATGGCTTGAATGCTCAGGTTTACAACCGTTGTATCGGTTCACGCTATTGCTCTAATAACTGTCCCTACCGTTTACGCTATTTTAACTTTTTCTCTTACTACGAAGAGTCATGGCCAGAGCCTCTGCAAATGCAGCTTAACCCTGACATTTCAGTGCGTGATAAGGGTGTGATGGAGAAATGTACCTTCTGTGTGCAGCGTATTCGTAAAGCAAAAGATGACGCGGCGCGTGAAGACCGTGCCGTATTAGACGGCGACGTTAAAACTGCATGCCAGCAAAGCTGTGCTACTCAAGCAATTGTCTTTGGTGATTTGATGGATGAAAACAGTGCGGTGTCCAAGGCCTGGAAAAAACACGAAGTTGCACTGGGCAAGGCGAGCCAAAATAAAATGAATCTAGACAAACGGGGTTATCGAGTTTTGGAAGGGCTCAATACCGATCCATGTGTCATGTTCTTGGAACGTGTGCGCGAAGTGTAA